GCGATCTCGCCGTCGCAGCCGTCCACGATGGAGGCCAGCTGCACCAGCAGCCCGGCCGCCGCTGTCCTCAGGTAGTCCCCCGAGGCGAACAGCCATGCCCCGAGAAGGCAGAGCAGGAAGCTCAAGACGCTGATCGCGTTGGGCGTCAGCGGCGTGAGGGCCAGGAGGCTGGAGATCCGCCTGGAGATCGGGCGGTTGATGCGGCGGGAGATGATCCCATCGCCGCGAGGCTTGGCCAGGCGCGCCAGGAGGAGCCGTCTGGCGTAGGCCAGGCTCTCCGGCGTGTCCACATCGATCCAAAAGCGCTCCCCGATCTCGATGGCCTGGATCCCGCCCCTCGAGATCAGCTCTCGTACGCCATCGGACAGGGAGCCGTCTCCGTGTTCCCGGGCTTTCGACAGGGCGTCGAAGATCGAGGGCCGGCAGAGGAAGATGCCCGTGTCGATCCCGTTGTACGAGGAAAGGTCTTTGCCGATGGCCGTGATCTCCCGGCCGTTGAGCTGGACCTTCGTCGCATCATCCAGATCGAACACCCGGTCGATCCGGCGGTCGACGGCGAGCAGGCATGTGTCCGTATGGGTGCCTGCGTGAAGGAGAAGCTCGGGGATATCCGGATCAAAGAGATGATCGCACATGGTCAGGAGGAACACGTCGTGTCCGTTCAGGTGTGCCGCGGCCGCGAGCGCCGAGACGCCGTTTCCCTCCTCCCAATCCGGGTTCTCCACGATGTGGATGGGAATGCGGTGGCGCCGTCCGATCGCTTTCGCGTGCGCGGCGACTTTCTCCTTCTCATAGCCGACGACCACGTAGAACTCCGTGGCCCCGGCCACGCGACAGGCGAGGATGGTCCGTTCCAGCAGGCTCAGCCCCAGGATCTTGATGAGCGGCTTC
The window above is part of the Chloroflexota bacterium genome. Proteins encoded here:
- a CDS encoding NTP transferase domain-containing protein, with product MRKGGAEHNSLPAVILAAGQGSRLRKNHRGVPKPLIKILGLSLLERTILACRVAGATEFYVVVGYEKEKVAAHAKAIGRRHRIPIHIVENPDWEEGNGVSALAAAAHLNGHDVFLLTMCDHLFDPDIPELLLHAGTHTDTCLLAVDRRIDRVFDLDDATKVQLNGREITAIGKDLSSYNGIDTGIFLCRPSIFDALSKAREHGDGSLSDGVRELISRGGIQAIEIGERFWIDVDTPESLAYARRLLLARLAKPRGDGIISRRINRPISRRISSLLALTPLTPNAISVLSFLLCLLGAWLFASGDYLRTAAAGLLVQLASIVDGCDGEIARLKFQATRFGAWFDTILDRYADAVIVGGITYGYWRAHPNALAWLAGLLAIVGFILYSYTKKEFQVRYGHELNEYRLYQRIPASRDVRLFLIFIGALVGQPFAAMVLAGLLAHAAVWLGFADVYRRARAMSAGGPR